A region from the Chloroflexota bacterium genome encodes:
- a CDS encoding response regulator, which translates to MTNLLRRLRQLEWFPTTLSISVLLICFFYAYAGAFETPSPGFVYDTFWNITSVDVCDPGNEWCAANQGQIQVGDRLTIIGNLTYDSYRTKFWLTPFAGYAPGQVVPITLSRDTREYPVNWQLPPHNFQAEIITLLGGLVLLLPFWVAGTIALLLLRPHDTRWRLLIAFNYLTAVWLMAGINSASQIALSVPVLRVISWLMAPVYLHLHLLLPVPIFQRPHRYGLPFFYIAAISLGAFSLFQPASSGSYLTGLLLALFASFFLLVARLFTPSSAGRLATRLMLAGIGLAFGPTILLWVIPQLLGIKPGDLVSGVAAFSIPILPLFYVYAIYKRHLGGLEFRANNLIARYSFVLLYITAFAIVYLWGATLVPPDQLITFSLVLSASFAVAASGLYRRYQRLVNRLAYGTGYVSADIVNLFINRIPTASDQAALVSLLADEIVPSLLVRQSALYLLPGEAETGDGALLYNRGVDLPITVPPGQLRQLLLRASQYQPPPTELEMEEEWNWARLVISLETQNKVVGAWLFGRRDPDDFYPRPDITLLNTLAHQAALAIENSRLYQAVQKELNERKRAEEILRQQNEYLAALYDTMLGLLNRLDMSDLLEAILTRAAQLVNTRNGFIYLVGPDGSEIEAKFAVGAHEAHIGNRLKPGDGVAGKVWETGQPLILDDYAVWPERLEMATSRGLHAIAGFPLKSGLQVVGILGVSHTDPVRRFSRNEIELLERFAQLASIALDNARLFTSAQQELAERKRAETALAGLNLELEQALVAANELSVSAQAASRAKSEFLATMSHEFRTPLNAVLGYSELMLGTDLTDEQRAYLREVMVAGENLLKLFSDVLDFSRIESGRLELKHVPFNLVDTVEQAMQNIASYAASKNLKRSLHIDSDVPAELIGDPARLEQVLLILLNNAVKFTAEGEVDLKLKCIDRSPEKATLYFAVRDTGIGIPPEKQELIFGVFTQADGSVTRQYGGVGLGLNIARRLVEKFGGRLWVESEPGDGSIFHFLTTFEVAPQTEAAEPAIGAEDIGLSTTAGETLSILVAEDNPVNLDVIVRILEKRGWAVTAVDNGQAAVERSAREDFDLILMDVQMPILDGYTATLSIRAREQVTGRHMPIVGVTAYAMQGDRERCLKAGMDGYLAKPMKANELYEIVETVVKQFKRGRGVATTEPA; encoded by the coding sequence ATGACTAACTTGCTCCGCCGCCTGCGCCAGTTAGAATGGTTCCCAACCACCCTCTCAATTTCAGTCTTGCTGATTTGTTTCTTTTATGCTTATGCAGGCGCTTTTGAGACCCCTTCTCCTGGCTTTGTTTACGACACGTTTTGGAATATCACCTCGGTTGATGTTTGTGATCCGGGAAATGAGTGGTGCGCGGCTAATCAGGGTCAAATTCAAGTTGGCGACCGGTTGACTATCATTGGCAACCTGACTTATGACTCCTACCGGACAAAATTTTGGCTGACCCCTTTTGCCGGATATGCTCCCGGCCAGGTTGTGCCTATAACACTGTCTCGCGATACTCGTGAATACCCGGTAAACTGGCAACTCCCTCCTCATAACTTTCAAGCTGAGATCATTACTTTACTTGGCGGCCTGGTTCTTCTCCTGCCCTTTTGGGTGGCAGGAACCATCGCCTTATTACTTTTACGGCCCCACGACACCCGTTGGCGGTTGCTCATTGCTTTCAATTATCTTACGGCAGTCTGGTTGATGGCCGGCATCAACTCGGCTTCGCAAATTGCGCTTTCGGTGCCGGTTTTGCGGGTGATTAGCTGGTTGATGGCCCCGGTCTATCTTCACCTGCACCTGTTATTGCCAGTGCCAATATTCCAACGCCCTCATCGTTATGGCTTGCCCTTTTTTTACATTGCCGCCATCAGCCTCGGGGCGTTTAGCCTGTTTCAGCCCGCCTCCTCAGGTAGCTATCTGACAGGCTTATTACTAGCGCTCTTCGCCAGCTTTTTCCTGCTGGTAGCGCGATTATTCACTCCTTCTTCCGCAGGGCGGTTGGCGACCCGCCTCATGCTGGCAGGTATCGGCTTGGCATTTGGGCCAACCATCCTGTTATGGGTGATCCCTCAACTCTTGGGAATAAAGCCGGGGGATTTAGTGTCAGGTGTTGCCGCTTTTTCGATTCCTATCTTGCCCCTCTTCTACGTTTACGCCATTTACAAACGCCACCTGGGCGGGCTGGAGTTTCGGGCCAATAACCTGATCGCCCGCTACAGCTTTGTTCTGTTGTACATCACCGCCTTCGCCATCGTCTATTTGTGGGGTGCCACCCTGGTTCCGCCCGACCAGCTTATTACCTTTAGCCTTGTGTTATCGGCCAGCTTTGCCGTGGCGGCCTCCGGCCTCTATCGCCGTTATCAACGCCTGGTGAACCGGCTGGCTTATGGCACAGGCTACGTTTCTGCCGACATCGTCAACCTTTTCATCAACCGCATCCCGACCGCCTCCGATCAGGCCGCGCTGGTGTCCTTACTGGCCGACGAGATCGTTCCCAGTTTGTTGGTTCGTCAATCGGCGCTCTACCTTTTGCCGGGCGAGGCCGAAACCGGGGACGGGGCCTTGCTCTACAATCGCGGAGTTGATCTGCCGATCACCGTGCCGCCAGGCCAACTCCGGCAATTGCTCCTCCGCGCCAGCCAATATCAGCCGCCGCCGACCGAGTTGGAGATGGAGGAAGAATGGAACTGGGCGCGTCTGGTCATCTCCCTTGAAACACAGAACAAGGTTGTGGGCGCCTGGCTGTTTGGGCGGCGCGACCCTGACGATTTTTACCCGCGACCGGACATTACTCTGCTCAACACGCTGGCCCACCAGGCGGCTCTGGCAATTGAAAACTCGCGGCTTTACCAGGCGGTGCAAAAGGAGTTGAACGAACGCAAGCGGGCTGAAGAGATTCTCCGCCAGCAAAACGAGTATCTGGCCGCCTTGTACGATACCATGCTGGGATTGTTGAACCGGCTGGACATGTCCGATTTGCTGGAGGCGATTCTGACGCGGGCGGCGCAGCTGGTGAACACCCGGAACGGTTTTATTTATCTGGTCGGGCCAGATGGCTCAGAAATAGAGGCCAAATTCGCTGTCGGCGCCCACGAAGCGCATATTGGTAATCGTTTAAAACCGGGCGACGGGGTGGCGGGAAAAGTCTGGGAAACAGGCCAACCCTTGATTCTGGATGATTACGCGGTCTGGCCCGAGCGCCTGGAGATGGCTACCTCGCGCGGCCTTCACGCCATCGCCGGTTTCCCGCTCAAGTCTGGCTTGCAAGTTGTGGGCATTCTTGGGGTGTCGCACACGGACCCTGTCCGCCGCTTCTCCCGGAACGAGATTGAACTTCTGGAGCGATTTGCCCAATTGGCCTCCATTGCGCTCGATAACGCCCGGCTCTTCACCTCGGCCCAGCAGGAACTGGCCGAACGCAAGCGGGCCGAGACAGCTCTGGCCGGGCTGAACCTTGAACTGGAGCAGGCGCTGGTGGCCGCTAACGAGTTGTCCGTGTCGGCTCAGGCGGCCAGCCGGGCCAAGAGTGAGTTCCTGGCCACCATGAGCCACGAGTTTCGCACGCCCTTGAATGCCGTGCTGGGCTACAGCGAGTTGATGCTGGGCACTGACCTGACGGACGAACAGCGCGCCTATTTGCGCGAAGTGATGGTTGCCGGCGAAAACCTGCTCAAGCTGTTCAGCGACGTGCTTGATTTCTCGCGGATCGAGTCGGGACGGCTGGAGTTGAAGCATGTTCCTTTCAACCTGGTGGATACGGTTGAGCAAGCCATGCAAAACATTGCCTCGTACGCCGCCTCTAAAAACCTGAAGCGCTCGCTCCACATTGATTCTGATGTTCCAGCTGAGTTGATCGGCGACCCGGCCCGCCTGGAGCAGGTGTTGCTCATTCTGCTGAACAACGCCGTCAAGTTTACGGCTGAGGGCGAAGTGGATTTGAAGCTGAAGTGCATTGATCGTTCGCCGGAAAAAGCCACTCTGTATTTTGCCGTGCGCGACACGGGCATTGGCATTCCACCGGAAAAACAGGAATTGATCTTTGGAGTATTTACCCAGGCCGACGGCTCGGTGACGCGCCAGTATGGCGGGGTGGGCCTGGGGCTGAACATTGCCCGGCGGCTGGTGGAAAAATTTGGCGGACGCCTGTGGGTGGAGAGTGAACCGGGCGACGGGAGCATTTTCCATTTCCTTACCACCTTTGAGGTCGCGCCTCAAACAGAGGCGGCTGAACCGGCAATCGGCGCTGAAGACATCGGGCTGTCAACAACTGCCGGGGAGACTCTGTCAATTCTGGTGGCCGAGGACAATCCGGTTAACCTGGACGTGATCGTGAGGATTTTGGAGAAACGCGGCTGGGCGGTGACGGCAGTTGATAACGGCCAGGCGGCGGTTGAGCGTTCGGCCCGGGAAGACTTCGACTTAATTTTGATGGATGTGCAGATGCCAATCCTGGACGGGTATACGGCCACCCTTTCCATCCGCGCTCGCGAGCAGGTAACGGGCCGGCACATGCCGATCGTTGGGGTGACGGCCTATGCCATGCAGGGCGACCGTGAGCGATGTTTGAAGGCCGGGATGGACGGTTACCTGGCCAAGCCGATGAAGGCCAACGAGCTATACGAGATCGTCGAAACGGTCGTCAAGCAGTTCAAGCGCGGCCGGGGTGTGGCGACGACGGAACCGGCCTGA
- the map gene encoding type I methionyl aminopeptidase: MGIQLKHPKEIAAMRAAGQLVAETFARLREAIRPGIALRELDDLAANYLAARGAQPLYKGYRGKPPTHPPFPGVICASVNQEVCHGLPDGRILKEGDIVGIDIGLKLNGFCGDSCVTYAVGKISAPAQRLLKVTEECLYKGIAAARPGQRISDIGLAIQLHAESHGFSVVREWGGHGIGRNLHEEPSVPHTGPGGQGVVMRPGMVFTIEPMINAGRPDWKLLKDGWTVATKDKSLSAQFEHTVAITENGPEILSKL; this comes from the coding sequence ATGGGAATTCAACTTAAACATCCAAAAGAAATCGCGGCCATGCGCGCCGCCGGGCAGTTGGTGGCCGAAACGTTTGCCCGGCTTCGTGAGGCCATCCGGCCCGGCATTGCCTTGCGCGAATTGGACGACCTGGCCGCAAATTATCTCGCGGCGCGCGGCGCTCAGCCGCTCTATAAAGGCTATCGTGGCAAGCCGCCTACACACCCGCCATTTCCGGGCGTGATCTGCGCCTCGGTCAATCAGGAAGTCTGCCATGGCCTGCCGGATGGCCGCATTTTGAAAGAGGGCGATATTGTGGGCATTGATATTGGCCTGAAGCTCAACGGCTTTTGCGGTGATTCGTGTGTGACTTATGCCGTTGGCAAAATTTCGGCGCCGGCCCAGCGCCTGCTTAAGGTGACTGAAGAATGTTTGTATAAAGGGATTGCGGCGGCCCGGCCCGGTCAGCGCATCAGCGACATTGGCCTGGCGATTCAATTGCACGCCGAGAGCCACGGCTTTAGCGTGGTGCGCGAGTGGGGCGGGCACGGCATTGGCCGCAACCTGCACGAAGAACCGTCGGTGCCGCACACCGGCCCGGGCGGGCAGGGGGTGGTCATGCGCCCCGGCATGGTGTTCACCATTGAGCCAATGATCAACGCCGGGCGGCCTGACTGGAAACTGCTCAAAGACGGCTGGACGGTGGCGACAAAAGACAAGTCGCTCTCGGCCCAGTTTGAGCACACGGTCGCCATCACCGAAAACGGGCCGGAGATTTTGTCGAAGCTGTGA
- a CDS encoding GAF domain-containing protein, which yields SLSLSAQLDLKALLRAIVDRARHLLDAETGALYFLDAESRTLELVVESDPQPRFTGIRLKLGEGLSGQVAQTGEPLVIEDYSIWPGRTNAFGDPSFRSLLGVPVKWQGQVIGVITVSDNRASRFGPSDLELVGLFADQAAVAISNARLFEESQRQTQELSGLYKTALATSSVLETDVLLSRLHEQVQQLINPDTFVIVLYDPEAEELEIALAVENGERLNKIKVPISEGGPTGWIISNCRPLLIHDMQTDALPVPAWRVTQPARSWLGVPLIARDQTIGSVSVQSFQPKAFTESHRRLLESLAGQIAISLENARLFEATRRQLQELAILKTIATAGTEATSLDSLITRVTGLLGETFYIDHFGILLLDETGRNLQTHDSYRGQQGNVPLNVGITGRVAATGQPWLVADVSQEPAYFNADGNTRSEVCVPLKVGDQVIGVINAESARLDAFSELDLRLLVTISEQLATAIEKVRLFEAERVAREQSEALSEVARTLNSSLDREQVLQTILEQLSRVVEYDSASILLLVEDALEIAAHRGFRSESQLFVPFKMTAAKHVAEAIEKKSTVIIPDTLQDGRWQHFAGAEYIRCWLGVPLLVKDRVIGLLNLDKEETDYYTERHAQLAVDFATQAAVIIENARLYAEARDRAAELGQLYTAAQEIGNSLDLKTVFEQLAKHFTEVLSATSAYVLSVDLEAGTLTVLAEYWGAEASESERKSDLGQKYPLQDHRSFAGVAVNPQITARLASDPTLAESERNQLAEYGIQSFLIIPLIVRGQVIGLAEVWESRRPRAFTPVELRLAETLSQHAASVMENARLLEETSRRAHDMALLNDITRATVATSDLRESLQVLADRLGEIFNADGCYITLWDEERQMPIPSAAYGPLRQQYPAVKVEPGEQTMTASVLRTGHALVAEDVFNSPYISLRIAAMFPAKSMLGLPLMAGDNRLGAALISFHQPHHFTPDEVALGEQAAGQIALAIAKSRLFEATRRSAAELKVASDILRSLNASPQVVSVFPAIASELKALTQCERVSLALITEDRQKVIMAALDQPRTELSQGIRFPLTATSTAPDILKGHLHLTPDLAAEAAYPAEKALYEAGFRSRINLPLRVGDQVIGALNFVWPTLAGYVSVNLSLLEQIADAIALAIEKNRLFDETRRRDVILGALAYASEQLLKPGDLRDELPALLARLGHAAEVSRVYIFKNHPAPDGSLLASLQYEWTAPGIAPQIDNPRLQNSDYLARGATRWLQTLMAGQPIFGLTRDLPPVERATLEPQGILSILIVPIFIGEAWWGYLGFDECTQERIWLGAEVEALKSAAGALGAAFARQRSEAAERRQRELTEALRDTAAAMSSTLNFDEVLERVLANVGRVAPHDAADIMLVNAAGTVRVARCHGYAERGLEEWILSLEFNLADMHNLKHMAGTGKPYTIPDVRNDPDWIDIPQSRWVRSYAGAPILLKGKVIGFINLISGTPDFFTPARADGLKAFVDQVAVAIDNAQLYNEVSALYNASSQLISPGGDLSGLAEQIALSVTREFSFAHCGVLLIDETGLELRRVARAGMLQEMAPSVLPLSASTTPAVAARTGEIVYLPDVTADPVSFAANSETRSELAIPLKVAGKIIGVLDLQSREPGIFDDRTRRIITAFAEHAALALENARLVANLDMSRQMAEDANRLKSEFLANTSHELRTPLTGIIGSLSMVLDGLCDSPEEEREFARIAYTASERLLTIINDVLDIAKIEAGRMDVRLQAVDLDALFKDVRSLSRVQAEEKKLTLEFALPGTMEYILWADPDKLRQVLLNLIGNAIKFTDHGGVRVAASVVDGDDGHKRIRLDVQDTGIGIPLEKQSKLFQPFVQVDGSMTRRFGGTGLGLSISRRLTELMGGALDLSSPGEGLGSTFMVTLPAVSRAELETQ from the coding sequence CTGGGCGTGCCCGTCAAGTGGCAGGGGCAGGTGATAGGCGTCATTACCGTTTCGGACAATCGAGCCTCTCGCTTTGGCCCAAGCGATCTGGAACTGGTGGGCCTGTTTGCCGATCAAGCGGCAGTTGCTATTTCAAATGCCCGGCTGTTTGAAGAGTCGCAACGGCAGACGCAGGAACTGTCCGGCTTGTACAAGACGGCGCTGGCGACCAGCAGTGTGCTGGAGACGGACGTGTTGTTGAGCCGGCTACACGAACAGGTTCAGCAGTTGATCAACCCGGACACGTTTGTAATTGTCTTATATGACCCGGAGGCCGAAGAACTTGAAATTGCTCTGGCCGTCGAAAACGGGGAGCGCCTGAACAAAATTAAGGTTCCCATTTCAGAGGGCGGCCCGACCGGCTGGATCATTTCCAACTGCCGGCCTTTGTTAATCCACGATATGCAGACGGATGCCTTGCCGGTTCCGGCCTGGCGGGTCACTCAACCGGCGCGGTCATGGCTGGGGGTTCCGCTCATTGCCCGCGATCAAACGATTGGTTCTGTGTCAGTCCAATCTTTCCAGCCTAAGGCCTTCACCGAATCGCATCGCCGCCTGCTGGAGTCGCTGGCCGGGCAAATTGCCATCAGCCTTGAGAACGCGCGCCTGTTTGAAGCCACGCGGCGGCAACTGCAGGAGTTGGCGATTCTGAAAACGATTGCCACTGCCGGAACCGAGGCGACGAGTCTCGATTCGTTGATTACTCGCGTGACCGGGCTTTTGGGCGAGACGTTTTATATTGACCACTTTGGCATTTTGTTGCTGGATGAGACGGGCCGGAATTTGCAGACGCACGATTCTTATCGCGGCCAGCAGGGCAATGTGCCGCTGAATGTTGGCATCACCGGGCGGGTGGCCGCCACCGGGCAACCGTGGCTGGTGGCCGACGTGTCACAGGAGCCGGCCTATTTTAATGCCGACGGTAACACGCGCTCTGAAGTGTGTGTGCCGTTGAAGGTTGGCGATCAGGTGATCGGCGTCATCAATGCCGAAAGCGCCCGCCTGGATGCCTTTAGTGAACTTGATCTGCGCTTGTTGGTCACCATTTCCGAGCAGTTGGCGACGGCCATTGAAAAGGTCAGGCTGTTTGAAGCTGAGCGCGTCGCCCGCGAGCAATCCGAGGCCTTGTCGGAGGTGGCCCGCACTCTCAACTCCAGCCTCGACCGCGAGCAGGTTCTGCAGACGATCCTTGAGCAACTGTCGCGGGTGGTGGAATACGACAGCGCCTCGATTTTGTTGCTGGTTGAGGATGCTTTGGAAATTGCGGCGCATCGCGGGTTTCGCTCCGAAAGCCAGCTCTTTGTGCCGTTCAAAATGACGGCGGCCAAACATGTCGCCGAGGCCATTGAGAAGAAGAGCACGGTCATCATTCCCGACACCTTGCAGGACGGGCGCTGGCAACATTTCGCCGGCGCTGAATACATTCGTTGCTGGCTGGGCGTGCCGTTGCTGGTGAAAGATCGGGTGATCGGCCTGCTCAACCTGGACAAAGAAGAAACAGATTATTACACCGAGCGTCACGCCCAGTTGGCCGTTGATTTTGCCACCCAGGCGGCGGTGATCATTGAGAATGCCCGGCTTTACGCCGAAGCCCGCGACCGCGCCGCCGAACTCGGCCAGTTGTATACGGCGGCCCAGGAGATCGGCAACAGTTTGGATCTAAAGACGGTCTTTGAGCAATTGGCCAAACACTTCACGGAGGTTCTGAGCGCGACCAGCGCTTATGTGTTAAGCGTTGACCTGGAAGCCGGCACTTTGACCGTGTTGGCCGAATATTGGGGCGCTGAAGCTTCAGAGAGTGAGCGCAAATCGGACCTCGGACAGAAATATCCTTTGCAAGATCACCGTTCCTTTGCCGGTGTCGCCGTTAATCCCCAGATCACTGCCAGACTGGCGAGCGACCCGACTCTGGCCGAGAGTGAAAGAAACCAGCTTGCGGAGTATGGCATCCAGTCATTCCTGATCATCCCGCTCATTGTGCGCGGCCAGGTGATAGGGCTGGCTGAAGTTTGGGAGAGCCGCCGGCCACGCGCCTTCACGCCAGTCGAGCTGCGACTGGCCGAGACGTTGAGCCAGCATGCCGCCAGTGTTATGGAAAACGCCCGCCTGCTCGAAGAAACCAGCCGCCGCGCCCACGACATGGCCCTGCTCAACGACATCACCCGCGCCACCGTCGCCACTTCCGACCTGCGTGAGTCACTGCAAGTGCTGGCTGACCGCTTAGGCGAAATATTCAACGCCGACGGTTGCTACATCACCTTGTGGGATGAAGAGCGACAAATGCCGATTCCCAGCGCCGCTTATGGCCCCCTGCGCCAGCAATACCCGGCAGTGAAGGTTGAACCGGGTGAACAGACGATGACGGCCTCTGTTTTACGCACCGGCCATGCCCTGGTCGCCGAAGATGTGTTTAACTCTCCTTACATCAGCCTGCGCATTGCCGCCATGTTCCCCGCCAAATCCATGCTAGGCCTGCCATTGATGGCCGGCGACAATAGATTGGGAGCGGCGCTTATCTCCTTCCACCAGCCTCATCACTTCACCCCGGACGAAGTTGCTTTAGGAGAACAGGCCGCCGGCCAAATTGCTTTGGCCATCGCCAAATCCCGGCTTTTTGAAGCCACCCGCCGAAGCGCCGCCGAACTTAAGGTTGCCAGCGACATCCTGCGTAGCCTCAACGCCAGCCCGCAAGTGGTCAGCGTTTTCCCGGCCATCGCTTCCGAACTCAAAGCCCTGACTCAATGCGAGCGGGTCAGCCTGGCCCTCATCACCGAAGATCGCCAGAAAGTGATTATGGCCGCTCTGGACCAGCCTCGCACCGAGTTGAGTCAGGGCATCCGGTTTCCGCTCACCGCCACCTCGACCGCGCCGGACATCCTCAAAGGCCACTTGCACCTCACCCCCGACCTGGCCGCCGAGGCGGCCTACCCGGCGGAAAAGGCCCTTTATGAAGCCGGGTTCCGTTCGCGGATCAACCTGCCTCTGCGGGTTGGCGATCAAGTGATCGGCGCCCTCAACTTCGTCTGGCCGACATTGGCCGGTTACGTTTCAGTCAACCTGTCACTGTTGGAGCAAATTGCCGACGCGATTGCCCTGGCCATTGAGAAGAACCGATTGTTCGACGAGACCCGCCGCCGCGACGTAATCCTGGGCGCGCTTGCTTACGCCAGTGAGCAGTTGTTGAAACCCGGCGACTTGCGCGACGAACTGCCCGCCCTGCTGGCCCGGCTGGGCCACGCCGCCGAAGTAAGCCGCGTCTACATCTTCAAAAACCACCCTGCGCCCGACGGCTCGCTACTTGCCAGTTTGCAATACGAGTGGACTGCGCCCGGGATCGCGCCACAAATTGATAACCCGCGTTTGCAAAACAGTGACTATCTGGCTCGAGGGGCCACGCGCTGGCTGCAGACGTTGATGGCCGGGCAACCCATCTTTGGTTTGACGCGCGATCTCCCGCCGGTGGAACGGGCAACCCTGGAACCGCAGGGCATTCTTTCCATCCTCATTGTTCCCATCTTTATCGGCGAGGCCTGGTGGGGCTACCTGGGCTTCGACGAATGCACGCAGGAGCGCATTTGGCTGGGGGCCGAAGTGGAAGCCTTGAAGAGCGCGGCCGGCGCCCTGGGCGCGGCTTTTGCCCGGCAGAGGAGTGAGGCTGCTGAACGGCGGCAACGCGAATTGACTGAAGCCCTGCGCGACACCGCCGCGGCCATGAGTAGCACCCTCAACTTCGATGAGGTGCTGGAGCGAGTGTTGGCCAACGTGGGCCGGGTAGCGCCGCACGACGCCGCCGACATCATGCTGGTCAATGCCGCCGGCACGGTGCGCGTGGCCCGTTGCCACGGCTACGCCGAGCGCGGCTTGGAAGAATGGATACTCTCGCTCGAATTCAACCTGGCCGATATGCACAACCTGAAGCACATGGCCGGGACTGGCAAACCGTACACCATTCCAGACGTTCGAAATGATCCTGATTGGATTGACATACCGCAAAGCCGCTGGGTACGCTCCTATGCCGGCGCGCCCATCCTATTAAAAGGCAAAGTCATCGGTTTCATCAATCTCATAAGCGGCACGCCCGACTTTTTTACCCCGGCTCGGGCCGATGGCCTGAAAGCGTTTGTCGATCAGGTGGCCGTCGCCATTGATAATGCCCAGCTTTACAATGAGGTATCGGCGCTCTACAACGCCTCGTCACAACTCATCAGCCCCGGCGGCGATTTGTCTGGCCTGGCCGAGCAGATTGCCCTCTCGGTGACGCGCGAGTTTAGTTTTGCCCATTGCGGGGTTTTGTTGATTGACGAAACCGGCCTTGAACTCAGGCGCGTGGCCCGGGCCGGCATGTTGCAGGAAATGGCCCCCTCCGTCCTGCCCTTGAGCGCCTCCACAACCCCCGCCGTGGCGGCCCGCACCGGCGAGATCGTCTACCTGCCGGATGTTACCGCCGACCCGGTTTCATTCGCCGCCAATAGCGAAACCCGCTCCGAACTGGCCATCCCTTTGAAGGTCGCCGGCAAGATCATCGGCGTGCTTGACCTGCAGAGCCGGGAGCCTGGAATTTTCGACGATCGCACACGCCGCATTATTACCGCATTTGCCGAACATGCCGCCCTGGCGCTGGAGAACGCCCGCCTGGTGGCCAACCTGGACATGTCGCGCCAGATGGCCGAGGACGCCAACCGCTTGAAGAGCGAGTTCCTGGCCAACACCTCGCACGAACTCCGCACGCCGCTCACCGGCATCATTGGCTCGCTGAGCATGGTGCTCGACGGACTATGCGACTCGCCGGAAGAAGAGCGTGAGTTTGCGCGCATCGCCTACACCGCCTCGGAACGTTTGTTGACGATCATTAACGACGTGCTTGACATCGCCAAGATCGAAGCCGGGCGGATGGACGTGCGTTTGCAGGCTGTTGATCTGGACGCCCTATTCAAAGATGTTCGGTCTCTCTCTCGTGTTCAGGCTGAGGAAAAGAAGCTCACCCTGGAATTTGCATTGCCGGGGACAATGGAGTACATTTTATGGGCCGACCCGGATAAACTGCGCCAGGTCCTGCTCAATCTTATCGGCAACGCCATCAAGTTTACCGATCATGGCGGGGTCCGGGTGGCCGCCTCGGTGGTGGATGGTGACGATGGGCACAAGCGAATACGGCTGGATGTGCAAGACACAGGCATTGGCATCCCGCTTGAAAAGCAGAGCAAGCTGTTCCAGCCCTTCGTTCAAGTGGATGGGAGTATGACGCGCCGATTCGGCGGCACCGGGCTGGGCTTGAGCATCTCACGCCGCCTCACTGAACTCATGGGCGGCGCGCTCGACTTGTCTAGTCCGGGTGAGGGTTTGGGGAGCACCTTCATGGTGACTCTGCCGGCGGTGTCACGGGCCGAGCTGGAAACTCAATGA
- a CDS encoding polyprenyl synthetase family protein — MVALPGCAAIAFMQLSIILVDDILDADPRGHHHQIGVGPAANMALAYQALPFQIVEQDVKDPERRSAVAANLASMALATAFGQQLDVQNQGGEENYWRLVRAKSTPFYASALYIGAVLGGADSKTAYTLRDFGAIMGEIVQIQDDLFDAFQTPANPDWKQGRNNLPILYALTADHPARDRFLELRLRADDPDVLHEAQKILIACGAVSYCIYHLVKRRRQAKHLLDNLSLPDPKPLTDLLTLEMESLIQLLKISGVDIPPDLMSEA, encoded by the coding sequence TTGGTTGCGCTCCCCGGTTGCGCCGCCATTGCCTTCATGCAATTAAGCATCATACTGGTAGATGATATTCTTGACGCCGATCCTCGGGGGCATCATCATCAGATCGGAGTTGGCCCGGCGGCTAACATGGCGCTTGCCTATCAAGCCCTTCCATTTCAAATAGTGGAACAGGATGTAAAAGACCCTGAGCGCCGCTCTGCGGTTGCGGCTAACCTGGCTTCGATGGCCCTGGCAACGGCTTTTGGGCAACAATTAGACGTGCAAAATCAGGGAGGCGAGGAAAATTACTGGCGGTTAGTGCGGGCGAAGAGCACTCCTTTTTATGCCTCGGCGTTGTACATCGGCGCTGTGCTAGGCGGGGCAGACTCCAAAACAGCATATACCCTTCGTGATTTTGGCGCGATCATGGGCGAAATTGTCCAGATTCAAGATGATCTGTTTGATGCTTTTCAAACCCCGGCCAACCCCGACTGGAAACAGGGCCGCAACAACTTGCCTATCTTGTATGCCCTCACTGCTGATCATCCCGCCCGTGACCGCTTTTTAGAATTGCGATTAAGAGCGGACGATCCTGACGTTTTGCATGAAGCGCAGAAAATTCTTATCGCCTGTGGCGCTGTTAGTTACTGCATTTATCACCTCGTCAAACGCCGCCGGCAAGCCAAGCATTTGCTTGATAATCTATCCCTTCCCGACCCCAAACCTTTAACAGACCTCCTGACCCTCGAAATGGAGTCGCTGATCCAATTGTTGAAAATCAGTGGTGTAGACATCCCTCCCGACTTAATGTCAGAAGCCTGA